Proteins from one Pleuronectes platessa chromosome 16, fPlePla1.1, whole genome shotgun sequence genomic window:
- the srrm2 gene encoding serine/arginine repetitive matrix protein 2 isoform X2 codes for MYNGIGLVTPRGSGTNGYVQRNLSSVRAKRPRDERGGDRDEKDRERLESQLNRQPNADILEHQRKRQLEVKCAELQDMMEEQGYSAEEIEEKVNSFRMMLQEKEEPAPAPSDRPTATETHALAAANQQKNDRLRAAFGISSDYVDGSSFHADRKEREKEKREQERLEREKLQQQKYTLVEDSDDSDSPPKKRSRKKKKKNKNRDGSESPSPSPRREKKKSKKKKKKREVSEESEEDSSSDEKQKVSKKKGKGDGSSPQKTKVVQGGSISSDSSHSHSPAPVRSRQQEQSARKDDDGRQDRSPDRRRRGHEELLPHRQGRETRPNPERERPSEMEKSSAKRRNDSSSPSPPPQADKSREREKGRRSRSREMQRKRRSRSVEKRERGRRSRSKEMDKGRRSRSRENEREKGRRSRSRDLEKGRRSRSGEKKDKGKESAPQRTKHDSSSPSPPPKQETRRGRSRDTEREKDKSKLDRKTRHDSSSPSPPEKERARRERSGERERRTERDLHSRAPNERDNRKDTGRRQERELSPRQQKHDRRRDGHPSRGSLSPAARSPVSTGGPREKERRREKDLERNLNKQGEPGREQGQGDGRKREVVVRPSAGSRQDLRPADKNTNERPDTLDRQEKTRSPPAKDKREDKAKQVEKRKESSSSSSGSSSSSGSDSDSSSSSSSSSSSSSSSSSEDEGKAKKAAGREKASPVKIAPAAIGAAVHRYLTNGRKESSASEGDALRRQDGGDRRERTDRPPHRSPVDDCPSQPKGQERYSPTQVDSPSPPPSPPSRADHSRGSRYPEAEADKNRLEAKVGERDRGRDRGTARRAARPSPPTRRSPPKKTTTTSPARRTPPRQYQEAPPRSRRASPPPAWSDRERERQRDRERERDRERDRERDRDRERDRERDRPPRRSRSRSQRRRSPPNRSRRSPSPPRRRRSSRSLSRERGRERERENERIRQREVEQERDRAKMQPKDVPPPGRSSSSSSSSGSSSSSSSSPSPARESKDTKIPAEKDGRREDDRKEDREQKSRSSSSQGPSGDSSHAPPSGRRGSQSDPPRSDVTSRKSPASSQSDAKQPSQGPTRKESPPAAARPSDQTVRIKSTVNGREAAKKSNGSSSSSSSSSSSSSSSSSSSSSDSSDSEAEPGKGKTTKAPSSSSSSSSDGEKETKNKSPVRPQRNPADSLRDSRSLSYSPPRYIRAEPSPPSRRSVHAKTSPGTE; via the exons ATGTACAATGGGATTGGCCTGGTGACTCCGAGGGGCAGTGGCACCAATGGCTACGTGCAGCGCAACCTGTCGAGCGTTCGCGCCAAGCGTCCGCGGGACGAGCGCGGTGGAGACCGGGACGAGAAGGACCGGGAGCGGCTGGAGAGTCAGCTCAACAGGCAGCCCAATGCCGACATCCTGGAGCACCAGCGCAAGAGGCAGCTGGAGGTCAAGTGTGCGGAGTTACAGGACATGATGGAGGAGCAAGG GTATTCTGCCgaggagatagaggagaagGTGAACAGTTTCCGAATGatgctgcaggagaaggaggagccggCACCTGCCCCCTCCGATAGACCAAC ggccacgGAGACTCACGCCCTGGCTGCAGCCAACCAGCAGAAGAACGACCGTCTCCGCGCTGCGTTTGGAATCTCCAGCGACTACGTGGACGGTTCGTCCTTCCACGCCGAccgcaaggagagagagaaggagaagagagagcaggagcGTCTGGAGcgagagaagctgcagcaacAGAAATATAC GTTGGTGGAAGATTCGGACGATTCAGATTCTCCTCCCAAGAAGCGCAgtcggaagaagaagaagaaaaacaagaacagaGACGG TTCAGAGAGTCCCTCCCCGTCTCCtcgcagagagaagaagaaatctaaaaagaagaaaaagaagcg tgaGGTGTCAGAAGAGAGTGAAGAAGACAG CTCCTCAGACGAGAAACAGAAGGTGTCCAAGAAGAAAGGAAAGGGTGATGGTTCGAGTCCTCAGAAAACCAAGGTGGTACAAGGCGGCAGTATTTCCTCCGACTCTTCTCACAG TCATTCTCCAGCTCCAGTGAGGTCACGTCAACAGGAACAATCTGCAAGAAAAGATGATGACGGACGACAGGACAGATCGcccgacaggaggaggaggggccacGAGGAGCTCCTCCCACATCGTCAGGGAAGAGAAACG AGGCCCAATCCTGAGAGAGAGCGCCCGAGTGAGATGGAGAAGAGCTCCGCCAAGAGGAGAAATGACTCCTCATCCCCCTCTCCACCGCCGCAGGCTGATAAAAGCCGGGAAAGGGAGAAAGGGAGGCGCTCCAGAAGCAGAGAGATGCAGAGGAAGAGGCGTTCAAGGAGcgtagaaaagagagagagagggaggcgatCCAGAAGCAAAGAGATGGACAAAGGAAGGCGATCAAGGAGTAGAGAAaatgagagggagaaagggaggaggtCCAGGAGCAGAGACTTGGAGAAAGGGAGAAGGTCCAGGAGCGGGGAGAAGAAGGACAAAGGAAAGGAGAGTGCTCCTCAGAGGACCAAACATGACTCctcatctccttctccaccacctAAACAGGAGACCAGGAGGGGAAGGAGCAGAGACACCGAGAGGGAAAAAGACAAGAGTAAACTGGACAGAAAGACCAGACACGACTCCTcgtctccttcacctcctgagaaggagagagcgagaagggagaggagtggagagagggagcgcaGGACCGAGAGAGATTTGCACTCAAGGGCACCAAATGAAAGGGACAACAGGAAAGACACCGGGAGGCGACAAGAGAGGGAGCTGTCTCCTCGCCAACAGAAACACGACAGAAGAAGGGATGGACACCCGTCTCGTGGTTCACTGTCCCCCGCCGCTCGCTCCCCTGTCTCCACCGGGGGTccaagagagaaggagaggagaagagaaaaagacCTGGAGAGGAATCTGAACAAGCAGGGAGAACCAGGCAGAGAGCAGGGTCAGGGAGACGGCAGGAAAAGGGAGGTGGTGGTTCGACCATCTGCAGGAAGCAGACAAGATCTCAGGCCTGCCGATAAAAACACGAACGAAAGACCCGACACGCTCGACCGTCAGGAGAAGACGAGGAGTCCTCCGGCTAAGGACAAACGAGAAGACAAGGCAAAACAggttgagaaaagaaaagagagctccagcagcagtagtgggagcagcagcagcagtggcagtgaCAGCgacagctcctcatcctcctcttcatcttcatcctcctcctcctcctcatcctctgagGATGAAGGCAAGGCGAAGAAGGCAGCAGGGAGGGAAAAAGCCAGTCCCGTGAAAATTGCCCCAGCTGCCATTGGAGCTGCGGTTCATCGGTATTTAACCAATGGAAGAAAAGAAAGTTCTGCTTCTGAGGGCGACGCACTGAGACGACAAGATGGAGGAGACCGACGCGAGAGGACAGACAGACCTCCTCACAGATCTCCTGTAGACGACTGTCCGTCCCAACCCAAAGGTCAGGAGCGATACAGCCCCACACAGGTGGACAGTcccagtccccccccctccccacccagCAGAGCAGACCACAGCAGGGGCAGCAGGTACCCTGAGGCCGAGGCTGACAAAAACAGGCTGGAGGCCAAAGTTGGGGAAAGGGATAGAGGGAGGGACAGGGGCACAGCCAGGAGGGCGGCAAGACCGAGCCCCCCGACCAGGAGGTCTCCGCCCAAGAAAACAACCACCACCTCCCCGGCCCGTCGCACCCCACCAAGGCAGTACCAGGAGGCCCCGCCCCGCTCCAGGAGAGCCTCCCCTCCTCCGGCCTGgtcagacagggagagagagaggcagagggaccgagagagagagagggaccgaGAGAGGGACCGAGAGAGGGACCGAGAccgagagagggacagagaacgTGATCGGCCTCCAAGACGCAGCAGATCGCGAAGCCAGAGGAGGCGCAGCCCCCCCAATAG GTCCCGtcgctctccttctcctccacgacggaggaggagcagtcgctCCCTCTCCAGGGaacgagggagagaaagagaaagagaaaacgaGCGGATTAGACAGAGGGAGGTcgaacaagagagagacagagcgaagATGCAGCCAAAAGATGTTCCCCCGCCTGGCaggtcctcttcctcctcatcttcctccggctcctcctcttcctcgtcctcttcacCTTCACCGGCTCGTGAGAGTAAAGACACAAAGATACCAGCAGAGAAAGACGGAAGaagagaggacgacaggaaagaggacagagagcagAAGAGTCGCTCTTCCTCTTCACAGGGTCCCTCCGGAGACTCCTCCCACGCTCCACCCTCAGGTAGAAGAGGCTCCCAGTCGGACCCCCCCCGCTCCGACGTGACCTCCAGAAAGTCCCCggccagcagccaatcagacgccAAACAGCCATCACAAGGTCCGACCAGGAAGGAGTCGCCACCGGCTGCCGCTCGACCGTCCGACCAAACGGTCAGAATCAAGAGCACGGTGAACGGCAGGGAGGCAGCTAAGAAGAGCAACggaagcagcagctccagctcttcttcctcctcctcctcttcctcatcgtcttcatcctcctcttcagacAGTTCTGACTCTGAGGCCGAGCCAGGAAAAGG GAAAACCACCAAAGCTCCGAGcagctcgt
- the srrm2 gene encoding serine/arginine repetitive matrix protein 2 isoform X1, which translates to MYNGIGLVTPRGSGTNGYVQRNLSSVRAKRPRDERGGDRDEKDRERLESQLNRQPNADILEHQRKRQLEVKCAELQDMMEEQGYSAEEIEEKVNSFRMMLQEKEEPAPAPSDRPTATETHALAAANQQKNDRLRAAFGISSDYVDGSSFHADRKEREKEKREQERLEREKLQQQKYTLVEDSDDSDSPPKKRSRKKKKKNKNRDGSESPSPSPRREKKKSKKKKKKREVSEESEEDSSSDEKQKVSKKKGKGDGSSPQKTKVVQGGSISSDSSHSHSPAPVRSRQQEQSARKDDDGRQDRSPDRRRRGHEELLPHRQGRETRPNPERERPSEMEKSSAKRRNDSSSPSPPPQADKSREREKGRRSRSREMQRKRRSRSVEKRERGRRSRSKEMDKGRRSRSRENEREKGRRSRSRDLEKGRRSRSGEKKDKGKESAPQRTKHDSSSPSPPPKQETRRGRSRDTEREKDKSKLDRKTRHDSSSPSPPEKERARRERSGERERRTERDLHSRAPNERDNRKDTGRRQERELSPRQQKHDRRRDGHPSRGSLSPAARSPVSTGGPREKERRREKDLERNLNKQGEPGREQGQGDGRKREVVVRPSAGSRQDLRPADKNTNERPDTLDRQEKTRSPPAKDKREDKAKQVEKRKESSSSSSGSSSSSGSDSDSSSSSSSSSSSSSSSSSEDEGKAKKAAGREKASPVKIAPAAIGAAVHRYLTNGRKESSASEGDALRRQDGGDRRERTDRPPHRSPVDDCPSQPKGQERYSPTQVDSPSPPPSPPSRADHSRGSRYPEAEADKNRLEAKVGERDRGRDRGTARRAARPSPPTRRSPPKKTTTTSPARRTPPRQYQEAPPRSRRASPPPAWSDRERERQRDRERERDRERDRERDRDRERDRERDRPPRRSRSRSQRRRSPPNRSRRSPSPPRRRRSSRSLSRERGRERERENERIRQREVEQERDRAKMQPKDVPPPGRSSSSSSSSGSSSSSSSSPSPARESKDTKIPAEKDGRREDDRKEDREQKSRSSSSQGPSGDSSHAPPSGRRGSQSDPPRSDVTSRKSPASSQSDAKQPSQGPTRKESPPAAARPSDQTVRIKSTVNGREAAKKSNGSSSSSSSSSSSSSSSSSSSSSDSSDSEAEPGKGKTTKAPSSSSSSSSDGEKETKNKSPVRPQRNPADSLRDSRSLSYSPPRYIRAEPSPPSRRSGSRQSPSRSSTSRRRK; encoded by the exons ATGTACAATGGGATTGGCCTGGTGACTCCGAGGGGCAGTGGCACCAATGGCTACGTGCAGCGCAACCTGTCGAGCGTTCGCGCCAAGCGTCCGCGGGACGAGCGCGGTGGAGACCGGGACGAGAAGGACCGGGAGCGGCTGGAGAGTCAGCTCAACAGGCAGCCCAATGCCGACATCCTGGAGCACCAGCGCAAGAGGCAGCTGGAGGTCAAGTGTGCGGAGTTACAGGACATGATGGAGGAGCAAGG GTATTCTGCCgaggagatagaggagaagGTGAACAGTTTCCGAATGatgctgcaggagaaggaggagccggCACCTGCCCCCTCCGATAGACCAAC ggccacgGAGACTCACGCCCTGGCTGCAGCCAACCAGCAGAAGAACGACCGTCTCCGCGCTGCGTTTGGAATCTCCAGCGACTACGTGGACGGTTCGTCCTTCCACGCCGAccgcaaggagagagagaaggagaagagagagcaggagcGTCTGGAGcgagagaagctgcagcaacAGAAATATAC GTTGGTGGAAGATTCGGACGATTCAGATTCTCCTCCCAAGAAGCGCAgtcggaagaagaagaagaaaaacaagaacagaGACGG TTCAGAGAGTCCCTCCCCGTCTCCtcgcagagagaagaagaaatctaaaaagaagaaaaagaagcg tgaGGTGTCAGAAGAGAGTGAAGAAGACAG CTCCTCAGACGAGAAACAGAAGGTGTCCAAGAAGAAAGGAAAGGGTGATGGTTCGAGTCCTCAGAAAACCAAGGTGGTACAAGGCGGCAGTATTTCCTCCGACTCTTCTCACAG TCATTCTCCAGCTCCAGTGAGGTCACGTCAACAGGAACAATCTGCAAGAAAAGATGATGACGGACGACAGGACAGATCGcccgacaggaggaggaggggccacGAGGAGCTCCTCCCACATCGTCAGGGAAGAGAAACG AGGCCCAATCCTGAGAGAGAGCGCCCGAGTGAGATGGAGAAGAGCTCCGCCAAGAGGAGAAATGACTCCTCATCCCCCTCTCCACCGCCGCAGGCTGATAAAAGCCGGGAAAGGGAGAAAGGGAGGCGCTCCAGAAGCAGAGAGATGCAGAGGAAGAGGCGTTCAAGGAGcgtagaaaagagagagagagggaggcgatCCAGAAGCAAAGAGATGGACAAAGGAAGGCGATCAAGGAGTAGAGAAaatgagagggagaaagggaggaggtCCAGGAGCAGAGACTTGGAGAAAGGGAGAAGGTCCAGGAGCGGGGAGAAGAAGGACAAAGGAAAGGAGAGTGCTCCTCAGAGGACCAAACATGACTCctcatctccttctccaccacctAAACAGGAGACCAGGAGGGGAAGGAGCAGAGACACCGAGAGGGAAAAAGACAAGAGTAAACTGGACAGAAAGACCAGACACGACTCCTcgtctccttcacctcctgagaaggagagagcgagaagggagaggagtggagagagggagcgcaGGACCGAGAGAGATTTGCACTCAAGGGCACCAAATGAAAGGGACAACAGGAAAGACACCGGGAGGCGACAAGAGAGGGAGCTGTCTCCTCGCCAACAGAAACACGACAGAAGAAGGGATGGACACCCGTCTCGTGGTTCACTGTCCCCCGCCGCTCGCTCCCCTGTCTCCACCGGGGGTccaagagagaaggagaggagaagagaaaaagacCTGGAGAGGAATCTGAACAAGCAGGGAGAACCAGGCAGAGAGCAGGGTCAGGGAGACGGCAGGAAAAGGGAGGTGGTGGTTCGACCATCTGCAGGAAGCAGACAAGATCTCAGGCCTGCCGATAAAAACACGAACGAAAGACCCGACACGCTCGACCGTCAGGAGAAGACGAGGAGTCCTCCGGCTAAGGACAAACGAGAAGACAAGGCAAAACAggttgagaaaagaaaagagagctccagcagcagtagtgggagcagcagcagcagtggcagtgaCAGCgacagctcctcatcctcctcttcatcttcatcctcctcctcctcctcatcctctgagGATGAAGGCAAGGCGAAGAAGGCAGCAGGGAGGGAAAAAGCCAGTCCCGTGAAAATTGCCCCAGCTGCCATTGGAGCTGCGGTTCATCGGTATTTAACCAATGGAAGAAAAGAAAGTTCTGCTTCTGAGGGCGACGCACTGAGACGACAAGATGGAGGAGACCGACGCGAGAGGACAGACAGACCTCCTCACAGATCTCCTGTAGACGACTGTCCGTCCCAACCCAAAGGTCAGGAGCGATACAGCCCCACACAGGTGGACAGTcccagtccccccccctccccacccagCAGAGCAGACCACAGCAGGGGCAGCAGGTACCCTGAGGCCGAGGCTGACAAAAACAGGCTGGAGGCCAAAGTTGGGGAAAGGGATAGAGGGAGGGACAGGGGCACAGCCAGGAGGGCGGCAAGACCGAGCCCCCCGACCAGGAGGTCTCCGCCCAAGAAAACAACCACCACCTCCCCGGCCCGTCGCACCCCACCAAGGCAGTACCAGGAGGCCCCGCCCCGCTCCAGGAGAGCCTCCCCTCCTCCGGCCTGgtcagacagggagagagagaggcagagggaccgagagagagagagggaccgaGAGAGGGACCGAGAGAGGGACCGAGAccgagagagggacagagaacgTGATCGGCCTCCAAGACGCAGCAGATCGCGAAGCCAGAGGAGGCGCAGCCCCCCCAATAG GTCCCGtcgctctccttctcctccacgacggaggaggagcagtcgctCCCTCTCCAGGGaacgagggagagaaagagaaagagaaaacgaGCGGATTAGACAGAGGGAGGTcgaacaagagagagacagagcgaagATGCAGCCAAAAGATGTTCCCCCGCCTGGCaggtcctcttcctcctcatcttcctccggctcctcctcttcctcgtcctcttcacCTTCACCGGCTCGTGAGAGTAAAGACACAAAGATACCAGCAGAGAAAGACGGAAGaagagaggacgacaggaaagaggacagagagcagAAGAGTCGCTCTTCCTCTTCACAGGGTCCCTCCGGAGACTCCTCCCACGCTCCACCCTCAGGTAGAAGAGGCTCCCAGTCGGACCCCCCCCGCTCCGACGTGACCTCCAGAAAGTCCCCggccagcagccaatcagacgccAAACAGCCATCACAAGGTCCGACCAGGAAGGAGTCGCCACCGGCTGCCGCTCGACCGTCCGACCAAACGGTCAGAATCAAGAGCACGGTGAACGGCAGGGAGGCAGCTAAGAAGAGCAACggaagcagcagctccagctcttcttcctcctcctcctcttcctcatcgtcttcatcctcctcttcagacAGTTCTGACTCTGAGGCCGAGCCAGGAAAAGG GAAAACCACCAAAGCTCCGAGcagctcgt
- the arl6ip1 gene encoding ADP-ribosylation factor-like protein 6-interacting protein 1 produces MTEGDNKSANMLAQETAQLEEQLQGWGEVILAGDRVVRWEKPWFPGVLMGATTLLFLMIYYLDPSVLTGLSCTVMLLCLADYLVPTLAPRVFGSNKWTSEQQQRFHEICGNLVKTQRRVVGWGKRLCALKEEKPKMYFASVISGLLAVAWIGQQVHNLFLTYLIVNFLLLLPGLNQHGVITKYTAMAKREINKLLKQKEKKNE; encoded by the exons ATGACCGAGGGAGACAACAAGAGCGCCAACATGCTG GCTCAGGAGACAgcccagctggaggagcagctgcagggcTGGGGGGAGGTGATCCTCGCCGGGGACCGAGTCGTGCGCTGGGAGAAGCCCTGGTTCCCTGGAGTCCTGATGGGCGCCACCACCCTGCTCTTCCT GATGATTTACTACCTGGACCCCTCAGTGCTGACTGGGCTCTCCTGCACCGTCATGCTGCTCTGCCTGGCGGATTACCTGGTGCCCACCCTCGCTCCCAGAGTCTTCGGCTCCAATAAGTG GaccagtgagcagcagcagcgtttcCATGAGATCTGTGGAAACCTGGTGAAGACCCAGCGTCGGGTCGTGGGCTGGGGGAAGCGTCTGTGCGCCCTCAAGGAGGAGAAGCCCAAAATG TACTTTGCCTCCGTGATCAGCGGCCTGCTGGCAGTGGCCTGGATCGGACAGCAGGTGCACAACCTGTTCCTCACCTACCTGATTG tgaactttctgctgctgctgcctggccTCAACCAGCACGGCGTCATCACCAAGTACACCGCCATGGCCAAGAGGGAGATAAACAAGCTGCTcaaacagaaggagaagaagaacgaGTAA
- the fus gene encoding RNA-binding protein FUS isoform X1, producing the protein MASNDYSQTPSQGYGSYGGGGGSGGGGGGGGGANPGYAQASGQSYSQQGYGGYSQGSDSSSYNQGGYGSYAQPQSGGYGSPPSNQGGGYNPSSQSYSSGGYSSSSQPSNMTYNQQSSFSGHSQQPPASSSAGYEGTSQAPAYNQPPSGGPAGGGYGSAGGQTGGYGGSQQQPPQHGGGPYNQPPSYSSPPPQSYSQQSQYGQSGGYGGDSPPMSDGGYSGPDGGYGGQEARGGRGRGGGFGGRGGGGYDRGFDRGGRGGPRGRGGMGMGDRGGFNKFGGPRDSGQGGPGFMQDQENSDNNTIFVQGLGDDYTVESVADFFKQIGIIKVNKKTGLPMINLYTERETGKLKGEATVSFDDPPSAKAAIDWFDGKDFSGNPINVSFATRRADFGGRGGMRGGRARGGPMGHGGFGGGRGGGGFPGGNGGNGGGAGGGGGGGGGGGGGQQRAGDWKCSNPTCGNLNFSWRNECNQCKAPKPEDAGGAPPLERGGFGGERRGGFDRGGFRGRGGDRGGFRGARGGDRGGYGPGKMDTRGDHRQERRGRPY; encoded by the exons ATGGCCTCAAACG ATTATTCCCAAACACCTTCCCAGGG CTATGGCTCCTATGGCGGAGGTGGAGGTAgcggtggaggtggaggtggaggtggaggtgctaACCCGGGCTACGCTCAGGCCTCTGGTCAGAGCTACAGCCAGCAGGGATACGGAGGCTACAGCCAAGGCTCTGACAGCAGCTCCTACAACCAGGGAGGATACGGCAGCTACGCTCAGCCTCAGTCAG GAGGATACGGTTCTCCACCCTCTAACCAGGGAGGGGGTTATAATCCTTCCAGTCAGTCCTACAGCTCTGGaggctacagcagcagcagccagcccTCCAACATGACCTACAACCAGCAGTCATCCTTCTCTGGTCACAGCCAGCAGccacctgcctcctcctctgcagg CTATGAAGGGACCTCCCAGGCCCCAGCCTACAACCAGCCACCCAGTGGTGGACCGGCTGGAGGTGGTTACGGGAgcgctggaggtcagacaggtggatATGGTGGAAGCCAACAACAACCAccccaacatggaggaggtcccTACAACCAGCCTCCGAGCTACAGTTCCCCTCCTCCACAGAGCTACAGTCAGCAGAGCCAGTACGGACAAAGTGGAG GATACGGAGGCGACAGCCCCCCGATGAGTGATGGAGGCTACAGTGGTCCTGACGGAGGTTACGGGGGGCAGGAGGCTCGCGGGGGCCGGGGTCGTGGCGGTGGATTTGGAGGTCGTGGTGGTGGCGGATATGACCGTGGTTTTGACAGAGGTGGGCGAGGTGGacccagaggaagaggaggcatgGG AATGGGCGATCGTGGAGGATTCAATAAGTTTGGTG GACCCAGAGACTCGGGACAGGGAGGACCCGGCTTCA TGCAGGACCAGGAGAACTCTGACAACAACACCATCTTCGTCCAGGGCCTGGGAGACGACTACACCGTGGAGTCCGTGGCCGACTTCTTCAAGCAGATTGGAATCATTAAG GTCAACAAGAAGACGGGTCTTCCTATGATCAACCTGTACACCGAGCGAGAGACGGGGAAGCTGAAAGGAGAGGCCACCGTCTCTTTTGACGACCCCCCCTCTGCTAAAGCTGCCATCGACTGGTTTGATG GTAAAGACTTCAGTGGAAATCCCATCAACGTTTCCTTCGCCACCCGCAGAGCTGACTTCGGAGGCCGGGGGGGGATGAGGGGGGGTCGCGCACGAGGAG GGCCCATGGGCCATGGAGGATTTGGGGGgggtcgaggaggaggaggtttcccAGGAGGCAACGGCGGCAACggtggaggtgctggaggaggaggaggaggaggaggaggaggaggaggaggacagcagAGAGCTGGAGACTGGAAGTGCTCGAACCC TACCTGTGGCAACCTGAACTTCTCGTGGCGAAATGAGTGTAACCAGTGCAAGGCCCCGAAACCAGAGGACGCAGGAGGGGCCCCCCCGCTGGAAAGAG GAGGCTTCGGAGGAGAGCGCCGAGGAGGCTTCGATCGGGGGGGCTTCAGGGGCCGAGGCGGCGACCGCGGGGGCTTCAGGGGGGCCCGGGGAGGCGACCGGGGAGGATACGGCCCTGGCAAGATGGACACAAG GGGGGACCACAGACAGGAGCGACGGGGCCGTCCCTACTGA
- the fus gene encoding RNA-binding protein FUS isoform X2 — MASNDYSQTPSQGYGSYGGGGGSGGGGGGGGGANPGYAQASGQSYSQQGYGGYSQGSDSSSYNQGGYGSYAQPQSGGYGSPPSNQGGGYNPSSQSYSSGGYSSSSQPSNMTYNQQSSFSGHSQQPPASSSAGYEGTSQAPAYNQPPSGGPAGGGYGSAGGQTGGYGGSQQQPPQHGGGPYNQPPSYSSPPPQSYSQQSQYGQSGGYGGDSPPMSDGGYSGPDGGYGGQEARGGRGRGGGFGGRGGGGYDRGFDRGGRGGPRGRGGMGMGDRGGFNKFGGPRDSGQGGPGFMQDQENSDNNTIFVQGLGDDYTVESVADFFKQIGIIKVNKKTGLPMINLYTERETGKLKGEATVSFDDPPSAKAAIDWFDGKDFSGNPINVSFATRRADFGGRGGMRGGRARGGPMGHGGFGGGRGGGGFPGGNGGNGGGAGGGGGGGGGGGGGQQRAGDWKCSNPTCGNLNFSWRNECNQCKAPKPEDAGGAPPLERGRTC; from the exons ATGGCCTCAAACG ATTATTCCCAAACACCTTCCCAGGG CTATGGCTCCTATGGCGGAGGTGGAGGTAgcggtggaggtggaggtggaggtggaggtgctaACCCGGGCTACGCTCAGGCCTCTGGTCAGAGCTACAGCCAGCAGGGATACGGAGGCTACAGCCAAGGCTCTGACAGCAGCTCCTACAACCAGGGAGGATACGGCAGCTACGCTCAGCCTCAGTCAG GAGGATACGGTTCTCCACCCTCTAACCAGGGAGGGGGTTATAATCCTTCCAGTCAGTCCTACAGCTCTGGaggctacagcagcagcagccagcccTCCAACATGACCTACAACCAGCAGTCATCCTTCTCTGGTCACAGCCAGCAGccacctgcctcctcctctgcagg CTATGAAGGGACCTCCCAGGCCCCAGCCTACAACCAGCCACCCAGTGGTGGACCGGCTGGAGGTGGTTACGGGAgcgctggaggtcagacaggtggatATGGTGGAAGCCAACAACAACCAccccaacatggaggaggtcccTACAACCAGCCTCCGAGCTACAGTTCCCCTCCTCCACAGAGCTACAGTCAGCAGAGCCAGTACGGACAAAGTGGAG GATACGGAGGCGACAGCCCCCCGATGAGTGATGGAGGCTACAGTGGTCCTGACGGAGGTTACGGGGGGCAGGAGGCTCGCGGGGGCCGGGGTCGTGGCGGTGGATTTGGAGGTCGTGGTGGTGGCGGATATGACCGTGGTTTTGACAGAGGTGGGCGAGGTGGacccagaggaagaggaggcatgGG AATGGGCGATCGTGGAGGATTCAATAAGTTTGGTG GACCCAGAGACTCGGGACAGGGAGGACCCGGCTTCA TGCAGGACCAGGAGAACTCTGACAACAACACCATCTTCGTCCAGGGCCTGGGAGACGACTACACCGTGGAGTCCGTGGCCGACTTCTTCAAGCAGATTGGAATCATTAAG GTCAACAAGAAGACGGGTCTTCCTATGATCAACCTGTACACCGAGCGAGAGACGGGGAAGCTGAAAGGAGAGGCCACCGTCTCTTTTGACGACCCCCCCTCTGCTAAAGCTGCCATCGACTGGTTTGATG GTAAAGACTTCAGTGGAAATCCCATCAACGTTTCCTTCGCCACCCGCAGAGCTGACTTCGGAGGCCGGGGGGGGATGAGGGGGGGTCGCGCACGAGGAG GGCCCATGGGCCATGGAGGATTTGGGGGgggtcgaggaggaggaggtttcccAGGAGGCAACGGCGGCAACggtggaggtgctggaggaggaggaggaggaggaggaggaggaggaggaggacagcagAGAGCTGGAGACTGGAAGTGCTCGAACCC TACCTGTGGCAACCTGAACTTCTCGTGGCGAAATGAGTGTAACCAGTGCAAGGCCCCGAAACCAGAGGACGCAGGAGGGGCCCCCCCGCTGGAAAGAGGTCGGACATGTTGA